The Candidatus Woesearchaeota archaeon region CAGTTAAAGGATTTAAGATGAAAGGTTGTAAAATAATCAGTCAAGAAAAATATGAATTAAAGATCGAAGTAAATACAAAGACAACTCATATCAAAAATGCAATTGATAAGTTATTAAAACTGTTTGAATGCGCAGATTTGATTATTGAGGATCCCCCTATTGAAGAAATTATTCAAAAGATCTTTAGTGAAAAAAATCAAGGAAAGATTACAGTAGATAATTAACACACCGCAAAGGATAAATCAATTTAATTGCAGTTTTCAAAAAACAAAAAAAACAATTGATTACTGCAAAACTGATTTATCTATTTAATTATTAAAAAAGAAAAATGACATTTAAACAAACGAAAGAAAAACTAAGAAGAGAATGGCAAAAAAGCACAGGAACTGTTTTTGCAGGAATAAAAATTGCACTTGCGTATAAGTTTGAGTTTTTTATTGCATTAGTTACAACTCCAATCTCTTTGTTTATCTTTTACTTTTTATGGAAATCAATTTATGCATTTTCAGAAGTTTCAATAATAAGAGGATACACATTTGAAGAACTAGTAACTTATTTTGTGCTGAGCATGATTGTTAGTTTCTTTGTATGGAGTGATGTTGATGCATGGTTAGAACATGAAATTGTAAAAGGTAATATGGTTGGTTGGTTACTTAGACCTATTAGCTATCTTCGTAATGAGTTTTGTTTTGAAACTGGTTTGAAGATGTTAAGTTTTGCAATTCAAGCAGTGCCAATCGCAATAGGTGCACATTTTATCCTGGATTTAAATTTCACATCCTGGATTTATTTAGGAATTAGCGCATTTACAGTACTAGTTGCATCATTAATTATTTTCCTAATTAGTTTTTTAATTGGTACTTGTGCTTTTTGGTTACAGCGTATTCGCGGTGTTCGAAGACTTAAGCGAGGATTTATTTTATTGTTAAGCGGAGGTTTACTTCCTTTAACATTTTTCCCAAGTTGGTGGGAAAACATATCACATTTCCTTCCATTTGAATATATGCGATTTGTCCCAATTAACATTTATTTAGGCAAATATACATTTACTGGAGCAGGATTTGAAAATATCCTAATAGTTGTAGGAGTTCAAGTGGCATGGGCCTTATTTTTATACATTTGTGCTAAGATTTTATGGAAGTCTGCAATTAAAAAGTTTTCAGGATCAGGTGCTTAAAATGAGATTTAGACGATACTTAAAAATTTGGAAAAAAAGTTTAGCACTTGAACTTAGTTCAGATATGGCTTACAAGTGGAACTTTATCATAAAATGTATAGCTATGGCTCTTGTTGACTTATTAGGTCCTTTAATTGCAATTTTAATCTATAATACTTCAAGTGGTATTCCTGGTTGGACTTTTGAGGAGTTCATTTTTTTTACTGGAACATTCACATTAGTATTTGGTTTAAATCATGCATTTTTTGTAAAGTTTCCAATCAGAGTTATCGAAAATGTTCGTAATGGAGAATTCGATCAATTTTTGATAAAGCCATTTAACCCATTATTATTTTTAACATTTAGTGCATGGGATCTTGATGGGTTTGCAGAAGTTGCAGTAGGATTATTTTTAATAATTTGGTCAGGACTTAAGTTAAGTGCAGTAATGACTGCGACAGGTATTTTTTGGTATATTGTATTAATACTATTTGGAGTATTATTCCATTATTCAATAATGATTTTGATTTCAGCTATTTCGTTTTTAGTAGTAAATAGTTGGGGTTTATTTGATTTATTTTGGGGTGCTTCAAAATTTGCAAGATATCCATTAAACATTTTTGGCGCTACAACTCAATTTACGATGACATTTATTTTTCCAATGGCAATATCAGCACATTATCCTGCAACCGCAATACTTCATGGAGTAACAGCGTTAGGTTTAATTAAAGTTATTTTACCAGTTATTGGATTTTTTAGTTTTTCATTATTGCTTTGGAATTGGGCTATGAAAAATTATACTAGTGCAGGCGGATAAATTAAACAAAGCAATTAACAAGACCAAACTAAACTCTAGAAAATCTTTTTTATTTTTTTTGAATTTTTTATTTCTAAAAATAATCACTTCACACATTTAACTTATGATTTAGTTAAATCATAATTAAGTTAAATTATAATTAATTTTAATTAAAATTATTTTTTTATTTTCACTCCAGATCCAGGTAGTGCTCGAATAATATCATCTAAGTCTCCACCAATTATTTTCTGAATTTTTTTTGAAATCGCACCTGGTTTTTCATCACCACCATTAGTTAAAAAAACATGTTTTTCACAATGTACCTTTATCGCAGGTTCTGGCCCACACATTATTTGTCCTTCTTTTGTCATTCCAATTGCAAGACTTAATTTTGGTTGAAGATAATTAGTCTTACCTCGAATCATAAAAGCTCCTTTTGGTAAATGTTCACCTGGATTTGCATCTTTTGTTACTTGATCAGGGTTCACATAAAATGTTTCAGTTGAGCTAAAACCCATTTTCCAAGCACGACTAAAACAAAGAGTTGCATCTGCAGTTTCTTGTATTGTTTGCACGGCATCTTTTTTTAGATCAACATCCGTACCACCTGATTTAATAACAAAAAATGGACTTCCCGCCATATCTGTATGAAACACTAAATCAGTTTTATCGGTTCGTTTCTTAATTACGATTTCATTTGTAGTAGAATCACGCCCACCAACAACCAAATATCCTTCACTACTTTTGAACCATCTTAAACTCTCATACCACTCTTTTTTTCGTTGATTATCAAATTTTTCTTTTTCTTCTTTTTCACGAGTTTCTAAATCACTTATTTTTTCTTCTGCTTTTTTCTCTGCATCTAATAATTTCTTTTTACTTTTTTCAATCGCTTCTAAC contains the following coding sequences:
- a CDS encoding DUF814 domain-containing protein, with protein sequence MEIILNVKKTVDQNAQEYFEKAKKARKKLKGALEAIEKSKKKLLDAEKKAEEKISDLETREKEEKEKFDNQRKKEWYESLRWFKSSEGYLVVGGRDSTTNEIVIKKRTDKTDLVFHTDMAGSPFFVIKSGGTDVDLKKDAVQTIQETADATLCFSRAWKMGFSSTETFYVNPDQVTKDANPGEHLPKGAFMIRGKTNYLQPKLSLAIGMTKEGQIMCGPEPAIKVHCEKHVFLTNGGDEKPGAISKKIQKIIGGDLDDIIRALPGSGVKIKK